The Devosia sp. A16 genome includes a window with the following:
- a CDS encoding glyoxalase superfamily protein, with the protein MTLNYLQTVPILRSFDEAKAREFYIDWLGFRVDWEHRFEPGLPLYMQVSRDGIVLHISEHHGDGSPGVHVRVNCTGVAELQAELIGKRYKNNRPGLERPEWGGLECTVIDPVGNRITFAEADAA; encoded by the coding sequence ATGACGCTCAACTATCTGCAGACGGTGCCGATCCTGCGCTCGTTCGACGAGGCGAAGGCGCGCGAGTTCTATATCGACTGGCTGGGCTTCAGGGTGGATTGGGAGCATCGGTTCGAGCCGGGGCTGCCGCTCTACATGCAGGTCAGCCGGGATGGCATCGTGTTGCATATTTCGGAGCACCATGGCGATGGCTCGCCCGGGGTGCACGTGCGGGTGAACTGCACCGGAGTGGCCGAGCTGCAGGCAGAACTGATCGGCAAGCGCTACAAGAACAACCGGCCGGGCCTGGAGCGGCCGGAATGGGGTGGGCTCGAGTGCACGGTGATCGATCCGGTGGGCAACCGGATCACCTTTGCCGAGGCTGATGCCGCCTGA
- a CDS encoding Gfo/Idh/MocA family protein, with protein sequence MAEKKIRWGILSTANIGLKKVTPAIMKSPLSEVVAVASRDVAKAEEYIAELGLTGKARAHGSYEALFADPNVDAIYNPLPNHLHVPMTLAAAKAGKHVLCEKPIALNAQEAEQLRQLPKGIVFHEAFMVRHHPQWLRAREIVRSGELGELRTVRGIFEYFLTDPTNVRNQADIGGGGIYDVGCYPITGARFLFEAEPKRAVSLVDRDPVMKTDRLASVILDFGGGKQASFVCSTQSVNHQSLEVIGTKGRVELVIPFNAPADTATALIIDNGYAPDGHLSRREIIPPCDQYTEQANAFCRAILDDKPLEWGVEDAIKSMKVIDAVFESEKTGAWATI encoded by the coding sequence ATGGCAGAAAAGAAGATCCGCTGGGGCATCCTCAGCACCGCCAATATCGGGCTGAAGAAGGTCACCCCGGCGATCATGAAGTCGCCGCTGAGCGAAGTGGTGGCCGTCGCCTCGCGCGACGTGGCAAAGGCTGAAGAATACATCGCCGAACTGGGCCTCACCGGCAAGGCCAGGGCGCACGGCAGCTACGAGGCCTTGTTCGCCGATCCCAACGTCGACGCCATCTATAACCCACTCCCCAACCACCTGCATGTGCCGATGACGCTCGCCGCGGCGAAAGCCGGCAAGCACGTCCTGTGCGAAAAGCCGATCGCACTCAACGCGCAAGAAGCCGAGCAACTGCGCCAACTGCCCAAGGGCATCGTGTTCCATGAAGCCTTTATGGTCCGTCATCACCCGCAGTGGCTGCGGGCTCGCGAAATCGTCCGCTCCGGCGAGCTCGGCGAACTCCGCACCGTTCGCGGCATCTTCGAGTATTTCCTCACCGACCCCACGAACGTGCGCAACCAGGCCGATATCGGCGGCGGCGGCATCTACGATGTCGGCTGCTACCCGATCACCGGCGCCCGCTTCCTGTTCGAGGCAGAACCGAAGCGCGCCGTGTCGCTGGTCGACCGCGACCCGGTGATGAAGACCGACCGGCTCGCCTCGGTGATCCTCGATTTCGGCGGCGGCAAGCAGGCGAGCTTCGTCTGCTCCACCCAGAGCGTGAACCACCAGTCACTCGAGGTGATCGGCACCAAGGGCCGCGTCGAACTCGTGATTCCGTTCAACGCCCCTGCCGACACCGCCACCGCGCTGATCATCGACAATGGCTACGCGCCGGATGGCCACCTCAGCCGCCGCGAGATCATCCCGCCCTGCGACCAGTACACTGAACAGGCCAACGCCTTCTGCCGCGCCATCCTCGACGACAAGCCGCTCGAATGGGGGGTCGAAGACGCCATCAAATCGATGAAGGTCATCGACGCGGTGTTTGAAAGCGAGAAGACCGGCGCCTGGGCTACCATCTAG
- a CDS encoding NAD-dependent epimerase/dehydratase family protein codes for MSDHSDRVLVTGVSGFLGGHVALQLLAQGYTVRGSLRSLERAEKVRKTLAAHGADTSRLEFVALDLLSDAGWAEAMSGVRYLQHVASPFVLEMPKDKNELIRPAVEGTRRAVAAAFTAGVERIVVTSSIAAIVYGHDDYSRTFTTADWTNTDSPKVGAYAESKLRAEREAWAVADRFGAGERLATINPGAILGPLLDEDVGTSGLLVQRLLNGWMPAAPKMSFSIIDVRDVAAAQIAAMTAPTAGGRRHILADREMSLFELATTLRTALPQAATRAPRFELPNWVVRLMGLFDSQIGSNTAELGHVRRVDGNSGRLLLARPTIPGPDAAVATARSLLAQRLVA; via the coding sequence ATGTCCGACCATTCCGACCGCGTTCTCGTCACCGGTGTTTCCGGTTTTCTCGGCGGCCATGTCGCCCTGCAGCTCCTCGCACAAGGCTATACCGTCCGTGGTTCGTTGCGCAGCCTCGAGCGCGCCGAAAAGGTGAGGAAAACCCTCGCGGCGCATGGCGCCGACACTTCGCGGCTCGAGTTCGTCGCCCTCGACCTGCTCTCCGATGCGGGCTGGGCCGAAGCGATGTCCGGCGTACGCTACCTGCAGCACGTCGCCTCGCCCTTCGTGCTCGAAATGCCCAAGGACAAGAACGAGCTCATCCGTCCGGCCGTCGAGGGTACCCGCCGCGCCGTCGCCGCCGCGTTCACGGCCGGCGTAGAGCGCATCGTCGTCACCTCCTCGATCGCCGCCATCGTCTATGGCCACGACGACTACAGCCGCACCTTCACCACCGCCGACTGGACCAATACCGACAGTCCCAAGGTCGGCGCCTACGCCGAATCGAAGCTGCGCGCCGAGCGCGAAGCCTGGGCGGTCGCCGATCGTTTCGGGGCCGGCGAGCGGCTCGCTACCATCAACCCGGGCGCCATTCTTGGCCCGCTGCTCGACGAGGACGTCGGCACCTCGGGCCTCCTGGTGCAGCGCCTGCTCAATGGCTGGATGCCCGCCGCACCGAAGATGAGCTTCTCCATCATCGATGTGCGGGACGTCGCTGCCGCTCAGATCGCCGCCATGACAGCGCCCACGGCGGGGGGCAGGCGGCACATCCTCGCCGATCGTGAGATGAGCCTGTTCGAACTCGCCACTACGCTTCGCACTGCCCTGCCCCAGGCCGCCACCCGCGCTCCGCGCTTCGAACTGCCCAACTGGGTGGTGCGCCTGATGGGCCTGTTCGACTCGCAGATCGGCTCCAACACCGCCGAGCTCGGCCATGTCCGGCGCGTCGACGGCAATAGCGGCCGGCTGCTGCTGGCCCGTCCCACCATCCCCGGCCCCGACGCCGCCGTGGCCACTGCCCGCAGCCTCCTCGCCCAGCGTCTCGTCGCCTGA
- a CDS encoding GNAT family N-acetyltransferase has product MTSFSNRPLTAETWPDFAALVERHNGVWGGCWCMAFHAEGVGKERAPAQNRADKEARVLRGAAHAALVFDGETCVGWCQFGSHAELPRIKARKAYEAEPAPPADWRITCLFVDKTQRRRGVAAAALAGALEEIGRLGGGTVESFPEDTAGRAVSASFLHNGTLEMFEAAGFTRQRRLGKDRWLVRTIVAGR; this is encoded by the coding sequence ATGACCAGCTTCTCGAACAGACCGCTCACCGCCGAAACCTGGCCGGATTTCGCCGCGCTGGTCGAGCGCCATAACGGCGTCTGGGGCGGCTGCTGGTGCATGGCGTTCCACGCCGAGGGTGTCGGCAAGGAGCGGGCACCTGCGCAGAACCGGGCCGACAAAGAGGCGCGCGTGCTCCGCGGCGCGGCGCATGCGGCGCTGGTGTTCGACGGCGAAACCTGCGTCGGCTGGTGCCAGTTCGGCTCGCACGCCGAGTTGCCGCGGATCAAGGCGCGCAAGGCCTATGAGGCAGAACCGGCGCCGCCGGCCGACTGGCGGATCACTTGCCTGTTCGTCGACAAGACGCAACGCCGCCGCGGCGTGGCCGCTGCGGCACTGGCCGGTGCGCTCGAAGAGATCGGCCGGCTGGGCGGCGGGACCGTAGAGAGCTTCCCCGAGGACACGGCCGGCCGCGCGGTTTCGGCGTCGTTCCTGCACAACGGCACGCTCGAGATGTTCGAGGCGGCCGGTTTCACGCGGCAGCGGCGGTTGGGCAAGGATCGCTGGTTGGTGAGGACTATCGTAGCCGGACGCTGA
- a CDS encoding aspartate-semialdehyde dehydrogenase, which yields MGYRVAVVGATGNVGREMLNILAERKFPASEVIALASARSQGQEISYGDKRLKVQNLEHFDFKGVDFALMSAGSAIAKEYGEKIGATGCIVVDNSSFWRYHADVPLVVPEVNAQVLDEYMARNDRKNIIANPNCSTAQLVVALKPLHDLATIKRVVVATYQSVSGAGKDGVDELWDQTKGVFVNDKPEPKKFSKQIAFNVIPHIDVFMEDGYTKEEWKMVAETKKILDPKIKLTATCVRVPVFVGHSEAVNLEFANPITADEAREALREAPGVAVIDKREAGGYATPVEAAGEYDTYVSRIREDVTVENGLSLWVVSDNLRKGAALNTVQILETLIERRLVEQKAA from the coding sequence ATGGGTTATCGCGTCGCCGTCGTCGGGGCCACAGGCAATGTGGGCCGGGAAATGCTCAACATCCTCGCGGAGCGGAAGTTTCCCGCTTCCGAAGTGATCGCGCTGGCCTCCGCCCGCTCGCAGGGCCAGGAGATCAGCTATGGCGACAAGCGGCTCAAGGTGCAGAACCTCGAGCATTTCGATTTCAAGGGCGTCGATTTCGCGCTGATGAGCGCCGGCTCGGCGATCGCCAAGGAATATGGCGAGAAGATCGGCGCCACCGGCTGCATCGTGGTCGATAATTCGAGCTTCTGGCGCTATCACGCCGACGTGCCGCTGGTGGTGCCCGAGGTCAACGCGCAGGTGCTCGACGAGTACATGGCGCGGAACGACCGCAAGAACATCATCGCCAACCCGAACTGCTCGACGGCGCAACTGGTGGTGGCGCTGAAGCCGCTGCATGACCTCGCGACGATCAAGCGCGTGGTGGTCGCCACCTACCAGTCCGTTTCCGGCGCCGGCAAGGACGGCGTCGACGAGCTGTGGGACCAGACCAAGGGCGTGTTCGTCAACGACAAGCCCGAGCCCAAGAAGTTTTCCAAGCAGATCGCCTTCAACGTCATCCCGCACATCGATGTGTTCATGGAGGACGGCTATACGAAGGAAGAATGGAAGATGGTGGCCGAGACCAAGAAGATCCTCGACCCCAAGATCAAGCTCACCGCCACCTGTGTGCGGGTGCCGGTGTTCGTCGGCCACTCCGAGGCGGTGAACCTCGAATTCGCCAACCCGATCACCGCCGACGAGGCGCGTGAAGCGCTGCGCGAGGCGCCGGGGGTTGCGGTGATCGACAAGCGCGAGGCCGGTGGCTACGCCACGCCGGTGGAAGCGGCGGGCGAGTACGACACCTATGTGAGCCGCATCCGCGAAGATGTGACGGTCGAGAACGGCCTGAGCCTCTGGGTGGTGAGCGACAACCTCAGGAAGGGCGCGGCGCTCAACACCGTGCAGATCCTCGAGACGCTGATCGAGCGCCGCCTGGTGGAGCAGAAGGCGGCTTAG
- a CDS encoding NAD(P)/FAD-dependent oxidoreductase: MQHYDVIILGAGAAGLMAGIEAGKRGRSVLVIDHAKNAGEKIRISGGGRCNFTNINATVKAGRDRFLSSNPRYALSALSRYTPEHFIALVDQYAIPFHEKTLGQLFCDGSSQQIVNLLLSELKKAHGTLLLDTEIDSVSHADGSFTVMTASETLIGKSLVVATGGKSIPKMGATGLAYQLATQFGLEVTETRPALVPLTFEPRILERLAPLSGIAVDPTRVSVKKKSFDEAMLFTHRGLSGPAILQISSYWREGDAIVIDLFPNGDLGEILREARSTTPKLQLQTVLSQHLAKRLAQMLAEDIGISTMMGDMSDKSFGKIEDALRRWTIKPTGSEGYRTAEVTLGGIDTDGLDSTTMQARAVPGLYFVGEAVDVTGWLGGYNFQWAWASGWAAGQVA; the protein is encoded by the coding sequence ATGCAACATTACGACGTGATCATCCTCGGCGCCGGCGCGGCCGGCCTCATGGCCGGCATCGAAGCCGGCAAGCGCGGCCGCTCGGTGCTGGTGATAGACCATGCCAAGAATGCCGGCGAGAAGATCCGCATCTCCGGCGGCGGGCGCTGCAACTTCACCAATATCAACGCCACGGTGAAGGCGGGACGCGACCGTTTCCTCTCCAGCAACCCGCGCTACGCACTTTCGGCCCTCTCCCGCTACACTCCGGAGCATTTCATCGCGCTGGTCGACCAGTACGCCATCCCGTTCCACGAGAAGACCCTGGGTCAGCTGTTCTGCGACGGCTCGAGCCAGCAGATCGTCAACCTGCTGCTGAGCGAACTGAAGAAGGCGCATGGCACGCTGCTGCTCGACACCGAGATCGACAGCGTCAGCCACGCCGATGGCAGCTTCACGGTGATGACGGCAAGCGAGACGCTGATCGGGAAATCGCTGGTTGTCGCTACCGGCGGCAAATCCATCCCGAAGATGGGCGCCACCGGCTTGGCCTACCAACTCGCCACCCAGTTCGGGCTAGAGGTCACCGAGACCCGCCCCGCGCTAGTGCCGCTGACCTTCGAGCCGCGCATCCTCGAGCGCCTGGCGCCGTTGAGCGGCATCGCGGTCGACCCCACCCGCGTTTCGGTGAAGAAGAAGAGCTTCGACGAGGCCATGCTCTTCACCCATCGCGGCCTCAGCGGGCCGGCGATCCTCCAGATTTCGAGCTACTGGCGCGAGGGTGACGCCATCGTCATCGACCTGTTCCCCAATGGCGACCTGGGCGAGATCCTCCGCGAGGCGCGCAGCACCACCCCCAAGCTGCAGTTGCAGACAGTGCTGTCGCAGCACCTCGCCAAGCGCCTCGCCCAGATGTTGGCCGAGGATATCGGCATCAGCACCATGATGGGCGACATGAGCGACAAATCGTTCGGCAAGATCGAAGACGCGCTGCGCCGCTGGACCATCAAGCCCACCGGCTCGGAAGGCTATCGCACCGCGGAAGTGACGTTGGGCGGCATCGACACCGACGGGCTCGATTCCACCACCATGCAGGCGCGCGCGGTGCCTGGCCTCTACTTCGTCGGCGAGGCCGTCGACGTCACCGGCTGGCTCGGCGGCTACAACTTCCAGTGGGCCTGGGCCTCCGGCTGGGCCGCGGGACAGGTCGCCTGA
- a CDS encoding ABC transporter substrate-binding protein has protein sequence MHRLRLLTLLATTALAGAGFATLAQAEVIIRIAPVHTDAHVENYNPYNLTGPHAYVQDFAYEPLWIDNVWHPDNDFPALATSYELGADLKSVTYHLREGVKWSDGEPFTAADVVFTFNYAKAHLDFPIGYDIYSAEKDTGSIVDVVAVDDHTVRFELKNADSLARLNIGPVFPLPEHIWKDVADPVNYANPKVVATGPFTEVRDFSRNAFKLCKNPLYRDAAEVKIDCIEYPQLSDNLQVIAAITNGDLDWATDGITDPEITFASKSPDNHYWLPPDAGTNLQLNTTKAPFNNLEFRKAMSMAIDRSTLVDTATFGLTTPAEYPIGEGMFYKDWIDKTALAPYQYLMEYNPEAAKKVLDDAGFLDKDGDGWRDNPDGTPIAFKMAVPAGWDDWVNTLQTVSENLQDIGINGEMETPEEGAWFDNIPTGNFDVYIMWTNLSSTPWFTYHSMFNPRTMVPGQLNEQSMHQMQIPGIEADLAAISATADVAVQKEKITSVMKQVAENLPVITLFSNPAWYEYSTRNFTGWPDESNAWARPNNPAGIHERVKVLLSLTPVAK, from the coding sequence ATGCACCGACTGCGTTTACTGACCCTTCTTGCCACTACGGCGCTGGCCGGCGCCGGTTTTGCCACCCTGGCACAGGCCGAGGTCATCATCCGCATCGCCCCGGTTCACACCGACGCGCATGTCGAGAACTACAACCCCTACAACCTCACCGGCCCGCACGCCTATGTGCAGGATTTCGCCTATGAGCCGCTGTGGATCGACAATGTCTGGCATCCGGACAACGACTTTCCGGCGCTCGCTACCTCCTACGAACTGGGCGCCGACCTCAAGAGCGTCACCTACCACCTGCGTGAGGGCGTCAAGTGGTCTGACGGCGAACCGTTCACCGCCGCCGACGTGGTCTTCACCTTCAACTACGCCAAGGCGCATCTCGATTTCCCCATCGGCTACGACATTTACAGCGCCGAAAAAGACACCGGCTCGATCGTCGACGTGGTGGCGGTCGACGACCACACCGTCCGCTTCGAACTCAAGAATGCGGACTCGCTGGCGCGGCTCAATATCGGCCCGGTCTTCCCGCTGCCCGAGCATATCTGGAAGGATGTCGCCGACCCGGTGAACTACGCCAACCCCAAGGTGGTGGCGACCGGCCCCTTCACCGAAGTGCGCGACTTTTCGCGCAACGCGTTCAAGCTGTGCAAGAACCCGCTCTATCGTGACGCCGCCGAGGTAAAGATCGACTGCATCGAGTACCCGCAGCTTTCCGACAACCTGCAGGTCATCGCCGCCATCACCAATGGCGATCTCGACTGGGCCACCGACGGCATCACCGATCCCGAGATCACCTTTGCGTCGAAGAGTCCGGACAACCATTACTGGCTGCCGCCCGATGCCGGCACGAACCTGCAGCTCAACACCACCAAGGCGCCATTCAACAACCTCGAGTTCAGGAAGGCCATGTCGATGGCCATCGACCGCAGCACGCTGGTCGACACCGCCACCTTCGGGCTCACAACACCGGCCGAGTATCCGATCGGCGAAGGCATGTTCTACAAGGACTGGATCGATAAGACGGCGCTGGCGCCCTATCAGTACCTGATGGAGTACAACCCCGAGGCGGCCAAGAAAGTCCTCGATGATGCCGGCTTCCTCGACAAGGACGGCGACGGCTGGCGCGACAACCCCGACGGCACCCCCATCGCCTTCAAGATGGCCGTGCCGGCCGGTTGGGACGACTGGGTGAACACGCTGCAGACCGTGTCGGAGAACCTCCAGGACATCGGCATCAACGGCGAGATGGAGACGCCCGAGGAAGGCGCCTGGTTCGACAACATCCCGACCGGCAATTTCGACGTCTACATTATGTGGACCAACCTGAGCTCGACGCCATGGTTCACTTACCACTCGATGTTCAACCCGCGCACCATGGTCCCCGGCCAGCTCAACGAGCAGTCCATGCACCAGATGCAGATCCCCGGTATCGAGGCCGATCTCGCCGCCATCAGCGCCACCGCCGACGTTGCCGTGCAGAAAGAGAAGATCACCTCGGTGATGAAGCAGGTAGCCGAGAACCTGCCGGTGATCACGCTGTTCTCCAACCCCGCCTGGTACGAGTACTCGACCCGCAATTTCACCGGCTGGCCGGACGAGTCCAACGCCTGGGCCCGCCCCAACAACCCCGCCGGCATCCACGAACGGGTGAAGGTGCTGCTGAGCCTGACGCCGGTGGCGAAGTAG
- a CDS encoding ABC transporter permease — translation MAFLLRRLGFYFGAFFVAITLNFLIPRLMPGDPATRILLSLRGKLRPDQIDAIRKTYGFDGSLWEQYLQYLWRLAHFDFGISTVNFPEPTASLLFYAAGWTLFLVGAATALSFGIGITMGIWSAWRRGGFFDTFFTPINVMLNAFTPAVVALLLWYAFTMQWAIFPLGRAHEMNLTPAFNLETVLSVAWHAVLPVASIVIVSFGAWHLGMRNTMINLLNEDFVLLAKAKGLSDRRIRNRYVARNAILPQITSLALSIGYVLGGAFITEVVFNYPGLGKFTLNAIQTRDYSFIQAQLILLTMSVLIANLASDVLNVILDPRLRSLGRA, via the coding sequence ATGGCGTTCTTGCTGAGACGACTAGGCTTCTATTTCGGGGCGTTCTTCGTCGCCATCACCCTCAATTTCCTGATCCCGCGGCTGATGCCGGGCGATCCGGCGACCCGCATCCTGTTGTCGCTGCGCGGCAAACTCCGGCCCGACCAGATCGACGCCATCCGCAAAACCTACGGCTTCGATGGCTCGCTGTGGGAGCAGTACCTGCAATATCTGTGGCGGCTCGCGCATTTCGATTTCGGCATCTCGACCGTCAACTTCCCCGAGCCGACGGCGAGCCTCCTCTTCTACGCCGCCGGGTGGACGCTGTTCCTCGTCGGCGCCGCCACGGCGCTGTCGTTCGGCATCGGTATCACCATGGGCATCTGGTCGGCCTGGCGGCGCGGCGGCTTCTTCGACACCTTCTTCACCCCGATCAACGTCATGCTCAACGCCTTTACCCCGGCCGTCGTGGCGCTGCTGCTCTGGTACGCCTTCACCATGCAGTGGGCGATCTTTCCGCTCGGGCGTGCCCACGAAATGAACCTCACCCCGGCCTTCAACCTCGAGACCGTGCTGAGCGTCGCCTGGCACGCCGTGCTGCCGGTCGCCTCGATCGTCATCGTCAGCTTCGGCGCCTGGCACCTGGGCATGCGCAACACCATGATCAACCTGCTCAACGAGGATTTCGTGCTGCTCGCCAAAGCCAAGGGCCTCAGCGACCGCCGCATCCGCAACCGCTACGTGGCCCGCAACGCCATCCTGCCGCAGATCACCTCGCTGGCGCTGTCGATCGGCTACGTGCTGGGCGGCGCCTTCATCACCGAGGTGGTGTTCAACTATCCGGGGCTCGGCAAGTTCACCCTCAACGCCATCCAGACCCGCGACTATTCCTTCATCCAGGCACAGCTGATCCTGCTCACCATGAGCGTCTTGATCGCCAACCTCGCCTCCGACGTCCTCAACGTCATCCTCGATCCGCGGCTCCGTTCGCTGGGGAGGGCATGA
- a CDS encoding TetR/AcrR family transcriptional regulator translates to MADIDKREQILSAARRLILRQGLRATSMEAIAAEARVAKPTLYKYFPDKNAVFEAIVAGLMAALHQGVVAALRGEGDVVERVSAALAAKYGAIDSLLEGSPHAAELYDEHEKVRPEVRASEEAIEKLVADELGKAGAKQPELMTRLLLDAAWGIKRKARDPAGVGPGIRLLVERLVGSEVAG, encoded by the coding sequence GTGGCGGACATCGACAAGCGGGAGCAGATCCTTTCGGCGGCGCGGCGGCTGATCCTGCGCCAGGGCCTTCGGGCCACCTCGATGGAGGCGATCGCCGCTGAGGCGCGGGTGGCCAAGCCCACGCTCTACAAGTACTTTCCGGACAAGAACGCGGTGTTCGAGGCGATCGTCGCTGGGCTGATGGCGGCGCTCCATCAGGGGGTGGTGGCGGCGCTGCGGGGGGAAGGGGATGTGGTCGAGCGGGTTTCGGCTGCGTTGGCCGCCAAGTACGGGGCCATCGACAGCCTGCTCGAGGGATCGCCGCACGCCGCCGAACTTTATGACGAGCACGAAAAAGTGCGGCCCGAGGTGCGGGCAAGCGAAGAGGCGATCGAGAAGCTGGTGGCCGACGAGTTGGGGAAGGCCGGGGCGAAACAGCCGGAATTGATGACGCGGCTGCTGCTCGATGCCGCCTGGGGAATCAAGCGCAAAGCCCGTGACCCGGCAGGAGTGGGGCCAGGGATCCGGCTGCTGGTGGAGCGGTTGGTGGGGTCGGAAGTGGCGGGATGA
- a CDS encoding EamA family transporter, which translates to MPIRHIVLALSVALVWGLSFIAIRWGVDEVAPLLLTALRYVFAALPAVFFVRRPTVGWPLLVGYGLAIGVGQFGLLFLAIKLGMPAGLSSLVIQLQVFFTIFLAFACFGERPGLAQLGGAAVALLGIGVIAIERLDGAALLPLLLTIAAAGCWGLGNMVGKAAGRIDMLGFVVWSALIPPIPLLLASLLLDGPGTIPLAISHLTIKGIGSIAFMAYVATLFGFGAWAWLLSRYSTGQVAPFALFVPVAGIAGAALFLGEAITGVEVIGSVLVFGGLLINVFGPRLRRKAV; encoded by the coding sequence ATGCCCATCCGTCACATCGTCCTCGCGCTCTCGGTCGCACTTGTCTGGGGGTTGAGCTTCATCGCCATCCGCTGGGGCGTCGACGAGGTGGCGCCGTTGCTGCTGACGGCGTTGCGCTATGTATTCGCGGCGCTGCCGGCGGTGTTCTTCGTCAGGCGGCCGACGGTGGGCTGGCCGCTGCTCGTCGGTTACGGCCTCGCCATCGGGGTGGGGCAGTTCGGGCTGTTGTTTCTCGCCATCAAGCTCGGCATGCCGGCGGGGCTGAGTTCGCTGGTGATCCAGCTGCAGGTGTTCTTCACTATCTTCCTGGCCTTCGCCTGCTTCGGCGAGCGGCCCGGCCTTGCGCAACTGGGCGGCGCGGCGGTGGCGCTGCTGGGGATCGGGGTAATCGCGATCGAGCGGCTGGACGGTGCGGCATTGCTGCCGTTGTTGCTGACCATCGCGGCAGCGGGCTGCTGGGGTCTCGGCAACATGGTGGGGAAGGCCGCCGGGCGCATCGACATGCTGGGGTTCGTGGTGTGGTCGGCATTGATCCCGCCGATTCCGCTGCTGCTGGCCTCGCTGCTGCTGGATGGGCCGGGGACGATCCCGCTGGCCATCTCGCACCTGACCATCAAGGGGATCGGCTCGATCGCCTTCATGGCCTATGTCGCGACGCTGTTCGGCTTCGGCGCCTGGGCCTGGCTGCTCAGCCGCTACAGCACCGGGCAGGTGGCGCCGTTCGCGCTGTTCGTGCCGGTGGCGGGGATCGCCGGCGCTGCGCTGTTCCTCGGCGAGGCGATCACCGGCGTCGAGGTGATCGGCAGCGTGCTGGTGTTCGGCGGCCTGTTGATCAATGTCTTCGGTCCGCGGCTGAGGCGGAAAGCGGTCTGA
- a CDS encoding LacI family DNA-binding transcriptional regulator, giving the protein MATITDVSKRAGVSRSTVSRLIAGNGYVSDEARKAVEAAIRELGYRPNTMARGLRSNRSDIIGGVVVNVSSPFYAQMIGGMQETARAAGKSIIVASGYADRDEEAHAIIELLDRACDGLILYLENALRDDVLEIIARSRTPVVTVGGNECPPARARVTIDNATGAEAGMRLLLAEGHRHIAYLSGGTIYRDTHERLAGIDTALAGYGLSRDDIHVEHGSFSETFGHDATARLIVERPETTAIFAGDDDVAAGALLALKAAGKRVPDDVSLLGFDDNFHARHLTPGLTTVRQPVDEAGRVATRLLLAILDGEPPPEPVITIPTELILRHSVGPVRGLPPTQRNVAPALTAS; this is encoded by the coding sequence ATGGCGACGATCACCGATGTGTCGAAGAGGGCGGGCGTCTCCCGATCCACCGTTTCGCGGTTGATCGCCGGCAACGGCTACGTCTCGGACGAGGCCCGCAAGGCGGTCGAAGCGGCGATCCGGGAACTCGGCTACCGCCCCAACACCATGGCGCGGGGCCTGCGCTCCAACCGATCCGACATCATCGGCGGCGTGGTCGTCAACGTCTCGAGCCCGTTCTATGCGCAGATGATCGGCGGCATGCAGGAAACGGCGCGCGCCGCTGGCAAGAGCATTATCGTCGCGTCGGGTTACGCCGACCGCGATGAAGAGGCGCACGCCATTATCGAATTGCTCGATCGCGCCTGCGATGGGCTGATCCTCTATCTCGAGAACGCCCTGCGCGACGATGTGCTCGAGATCATCGCCCGCTCGCGGACCCCGGTGGTCACCGTCGGCGGCAACGAATGCCCGCCGGCCCGCGCCCGGGTCACCATCGACAACGCCACCGGCGCCGAAGCCGGCATGCGCCTGTTGCTTGCCGAGGGCCACCGCCACATCGCCTATCTCTCCGGCGGCACCATCTATCGCGATACGCACGAGCGGCTCGCCGGCATCGACACGGCGCTGGCCGGTTACGGCCTGTCCCGCGACGATATCCATGTCGAGCATGGCAGCTTTTCCGAGACCTTCGGCCACGACGCCACGGCCCGCCTCATCGTCGAGCGGCCCGAGACCACTGCCATCTTCGCCGGCGACGACGACGTCGCGGCCGGCGCGCTCCTGGCGCTGAAGGCCGCCGGGAAACGAGTGCCCGACGACGTCTCGCTGCTCGGCTTCGACGACAACTTCCACGCCCGCCATCTCACCCCGGGGCTCACCACCGTGCGCCAGCCGGTGGACGAAGCGGGACGCGTCGCCACCCGCCTGCTGCTCGCCATTCTCGATGGCGAGCCGCCGCCCGAACCCGTCATCACCATTCCCACCGAGCTGATCCTGCGCCACAGCGTCGGCCCGGTGCGGGGTCTTCCGCCGACGCAGCGCAACGTCGCGCCGGCGCTGACTGCCAGTTGA